A single Phoenix dactylifera cultivar Barhee BC4 chromosome 1, palm_55x_up_171113_PBpolish2nd_filt_p, whole genome shotgun sequence DNA region contains:
- the LOC103701427 gene encoding putative calcium-binding protein CML19, giving the protein MMLAVPKDVIPLGPSCSSAPLDVQSKNPPSFISKLRVLLSPKKKPAALLRVPSGSTISRLSTSSGGSERELERVFRYFDENGDGKISPAELRSCMRTVGEELSHEDAEAVVASSDSDGDGLLCYDDFVRLVDVEEEEEKVRSLREAFRVYEMDNQGRITPKSLKRALERLGDSRTTKECMAMIRRFDLDGDGVLSFEEFRVMML; this is encoded by the coding sequence ATGATGCTCGCAGTCCCCAAGGACGTTATTCCCCTTGGCCCATCCTGCTCGTCGGCACCGCTCGACGTGCAGAGCAAGAATCCTCCGTCGTTTATCAGCAAATTACGGGTCCTGCTGTCGCCGAAGAAGAAGCCGGCCGCGCTATTGCGAGTCCCTAGCGGTAGCACCATCTCGAGGCTGTCGACGTCGTCGGGTGGCAGCGAACGCGAGCTGGAGCGAGTGTTCCGCTATTTCGACGAAAACGGCGACGGTAAGATATCGCCTGCGGAGCTTCGGAGCTGCATGAGGACGGTGGGGGAGGAGCTGTCGCATGAGGATGCGGAGGCCGTCGTGGCGTCGTCGGACTCTGACGGCGACGGCTTGCTTTGCTACGACGATTTTGTGAGGCTGGTGgacgtggaggaggaggaggagaaggtgcgGAGCTTGAGAGAGGCGTTCCGGGTGTACGAGATGGACAACCAAGGGCGCATCACCcccaagagcctcaaacgggcGCTCGAAAGGCTGGGGGACTCCAGGACCACCAAGGAGTGCATGGCCATGATTCGAAGGTTCGATCTCGACGGCGACGGTGTGCTGAGCTTCGAGGAATTCAGGGTCATGATGCTCTAA